Proteins found in one Candidatus Methylomirabilota bacterium genomic segment:
- a CDS encoding TldD/PmbA family protein: protein MPAQPMTVQIIDQIRPMIFDLATCYRKTLRGCRYADIRVQVDEGQAAAAENGGSKHSTRDYGFAVGIRALSGNGMIAPGYFGQSLGAADLGSLDRVVKEGLRHAHHRALANAERKAAARVEFGPIADALGSTTLAPIDIHQDTVPAQFEIDPRSVPLDELVALTTEISKSTLVLDPHVKYTFISAFTLLTRELFCSSEGANIDQTFAMTQGTCFIVAHGKSDTQELYDYMGHQRGWEVLTQGAHEESIRFPDFRTFCANLTKDAASLCNARPLKATDHEVVVVTDPHYNTLTAHEIVGHPTELDRALKLETSYAGRSWLFQNLHEHQLGQSIASPLVSAFSDPSLPGYGYYKYDHEGTPATRVTHIDRGIFTGFMNSRQTAAILGIPPNGSYKATDASLVPLIRMSNTVFGPGERDPQEIIREIPHGYYLVGHRTPSISESRENFRISAMKVYEIKQGQIGELFCNGGIMADTKDYLMKVDAVGKDFRLYPIPNCGKGQPMQ, encoded by the coding sequence ATGCCGGCACAGCCGATGACAGTGCAGATCATCGATCAGATCAGGCCGATGATCTTCGATCTCGCCACCTGCTACCGCAAGACGCTTCGCGGTTGCCGCTACGCGGATATTCGCGTGCAGGTTGATGAAGGACAAGCGGCTGCGGCGGAGAACGGCGGGAGTAAGCACAGCACCAGGGACTATGGCTTTGCGGTCGGCATTCGCGCCTTATCCGGTAACGGGATGATCGCGCCGGGCTATTTCGGGCAATCGCTTGGCGCGGCCGACCTGGGCAGCCTGGACCGGGTCGTCAAGGAAGGACTCCGCCACGCGCATCATCGCGCCCTGGCCAACGCCGAGCGAAAGGCGGCAGCCCGGGTGGAGTTCGGCCCCATAGCCGACGCTCTGGGCAGCACAACCCTCGCCCCCATCGACATCCATCAGGATACCGTCCCCGCTCAGTTCGAGATCGACCCGCGCTCCGTCCCGCTGGACGAGCTCGTTGCACTGACGACTGAGATCTCCAAGAGCACCCTCGTACTCGATCCTCATGTCAAGTACACGTTTATCTCGGCCTTTACCCTGTTGACCCGGGAGTTGTTCTGCAGTTCCGAGGGGGCTAACATCGATCAGACCTTTGCCATGACCCAGGGGACCTGCTTTATCGTAGCCCACGGTAAGTCCGACACGCAGGAGCTGTACGATTACATGGGCCACCAGCGCGGCTGGGAGGTCTTAACCCAGGGAGCGCACGAGGAGTCCATTCGATTCCCGGATTTCCGAACCTTCTGTGCCAATCTCACGAAAGACGCGGCCAGCCTGTGCAATGCCAGGCCGCTTAAAGCCACCGATCACGAGGTCGTGGTGGTTACCGACCCTCACTACAACACCCTGACGGCGCACGAGATTGTCGGCCATCCGACTGAGCTGGACCGCGCGTTGAAATTGGAGACCTCCTACGCAGGCCGGAGCTGGCTGTTTCAGAACCTCCATGAGCATCAACTGGGCCAATCGATCGCCTCGCCTCTCGTCTCAGCCTTCTCCGATCCCTCCCTTCCCGGGTATGGCTACTATAAGTACGACCACGAGGGGACACCGGCCACGCGTGTGACGCACATCGACCGCGGCATCTTCACCGGCTTTATGAATAGTCGGCAGACTGCTGCCATTCTGGGCATTCCTCCGAATGGGTCGTATAAGGCAACCGATGCCTCGCTGGTCCCATTGATCCGAATGTCGAATACGGTGTTCGGTCCAGGCGAACGGGATCCCCAGGAGATTATCCGGGAGATCCCCCACGGCTACTACCTCGTGGGGCACCGGACTCCCTCGATCTCTGAATCGCGTGAGAACTTCCGAATCTCCGCGATGAAGGTCTACGAGATCAAGCAGGGACAGATTGGAGAGCTGTTCTGTAACGGCGGGATCATGGCCGATACCAAGGACTATCTGATGAAGGTGGATGCAGTGGGGAAGGACTTCCGCCTCTACCCGATCCCCAATTGCGGTAAGGGCCAGCCGATGCAG
- the thpR gene encoding RNA 2',3'-cyclic phosphodiesterase, translating to MPDRTDFQPVSTIRAFIAVNLDPGLKAALAMVQDRLKATGADVGWVRPENLHLTLKFLGQVEEDRLDAIGKAVAQAAAGCGPVHLVFQCLGAFPRPREARVVWMGLSHGAETLAALQARIEAGLESLGFAREARPFTAHLTLGRVRGPAHREQLARALTGATAEALGEMVLDRIELMKSDLSASGARYSILQSFPLG from the coding sequence ATGCCGGACAGAACTGACTTTCAGCCTGTCTCAACGATTCGCGCTTTTATCGCCGTCAATCTGGATCCTGGCCTCAAAGCAGCTCTAGCCATGGTGCAGGACAGGCTCAAGGCTACCGGAGCCGACGTCGGATGGGTGCGGCCGGAAAACCTCCACCTCACGCTCAAATTCCTGGGGCAGGTTGAGGAGGATCGCCTCGACGCCATTGGGAAGGCAGTTGCTCAAGCGGCCGCCGGCTGTGGTCCGGTTCACCTGGTCTTTCAGTGTCTTGGCGCCTTTCCCCGGCCCCGCGAGGCCCGGGTCGTCTGGATGGGGCTGTCCCACGGTGCGGAGACGCTGGCAGCGCTTCAGGCAAGAATCGAGGCGGGGCTTGAGTCGCTCGGATTTGCGCGGGAGGCGCGTCCGTTCACTGCGCATCTGACGCTCGGTCGGGTGCGGGGTCCCGCGCACCGAGAGCAGTTGGCCCGAGCGCTCACTGGGGCGACCGCCGAGGCGCTGGGCGAGATGGTGCTCGACCGGATCGAGCTGATGAAAAGCGACCTGAGCGCTTCAGGCGCCCGCTACTCCATCCTGCAAAGCTTCCCGCTTGGCTGA
- a CDS encoding competence/damage-inducible protein A, whose protein sequence is MRAEILTIGTELLLGQTIDTNSASIGEALAAAGIEVCWKSTVGDHEARIREALRTALARSEIVITTGGLGPTEDDLTCRAITTELRRPLILDQTILESIRRRFAERALVMSKNNERQAMIPEGATVLSNPHGTAPGLLIHVEDGQVVVAMPGVPSEMRAMLNEQVIPRLRKAFGVKSRIRSRTLKACGITESEIDEAIADLTRASRNPTIALLAYPGEIHIRLTVKSESETEGDRLLDDLETTIRTRLGEFLFGQDEERLEEVVGQLLLDAKVTVAVAESCTGGLVCHRLTNLPGSSTYFVRGEVVYSNEAKERLLGVPRELIAAHGAVSRPVALAMAVGMRQVAGTDLALGITGIAGPGGGTATKPVGLTYIAMASHDGVTCREYRFLGNRKTNKLLASQKALDILRRHLLSYRHAGQN, encoded by the coding sequence GTGCGGGCTGAGATTCTCACGATTGGAACAGAGTTACTTCTGGGCCAGACCATCGATACCAATTCAGCTTCCATCGGCGAAGCGCTTGCGGCAGCGGGGATTGAGGTATGTTGGAAGAGTACGGTCGGCGATCACGAGGCTCGAATCAGGGAAGCGCTGCGTACCGCGCTCGCGCGATCCGAGATTGTGATCACGACGGGCGGTCTTGGTCCGACGGAGGACGATCTGACCTGTCGCGCCATTACCACTGAACTGCGTCGGCCGTTGATCCTCGATCAGACAATTCTGGAGTCGATCCGCCGCCGGTTTGCCGAGCGGGCCCTCGTCATGTCTAAGAACAACGAGCGTCAGGCCATGATCCCGGAAGGCGCGACGGTGTTGTCGAACCCCCATGGGACTGCTCCGGGCCTGCTCATTCACGTGGAGGACGGGCAGGTCGTGGTGGCGATGCCTGGCGTTCCCTCGGAGATGCGGGCGATGCTCAACGAGCAGGTGATCCCACGTCTTCGCAAGGCGTTCGGTGTGAAGTCGAGGATCCGCTCGCGTACCCTGAAAGCATGCGGCATCACGGAATCGGAGATCGATGAGGCCATCGCTGACCTGACCCGCGCCTCACGAAACCCAACGATCGCGCTGCTCGCCTACCCGGGAGAGATCCATATCCGGCTAACCGTGAAGAGCGAGTCGGAGACGGAGGGCGACCGATTGCTCGACGATCTTGAGACCACGATTCGCACGCGGCTGGGGGAGTTCCTCTTCGGGCAGGACGAGGAGCGACTCGAGGAGGTCGTAGGACAGCTCTTACTCGATGCAAAGGTGACCGTGGCCGTTGCCGAGTCATGCACCGGCGGGTTGGTATGTCACCGGCTGACCAATCTTCCGGGCAGCTCTACCTATTTTGTTCGTGGCGAGGTGGTCTACAGCAACGAGGCCAAAGAGCGTCTGCTCGGGGTACCGCGTGAGTTGATCGCAGCGCATGGCGCCGTCAGCCGCCCCGTTGCCCTGGCGATGGCTGTCGGGATGCGGCAGGTCGCTGGAACGGATCTGGCGCTAGGCATTACCGGTATTGCCGGGCCGGGTGGCGGCACCGCCACAAAACCGGTGGGTCTGACTTATATCGCTATGGCCTCACACGACGGCGTCACCTGCCGTGAGTACCGATTTTTGGGCAACCGGAAGACCAATAAGCTGCTCGCCTCCCAGAAGGCGCTCGACATCCTTCGCCGACACCTGCTGTCGTACCGCCATGCCGGACAGAACTGA
- a CDS encoding sensor domain-containing diguanylate cyclase — MPERREAESKMILIIGDGVDSELRLRELLTRRGFSVLQVPSNQKSLDLLTADRAELVVLDIGSYVALQQRADRLAAVNRLTRVIGASFDLSEVYQTFAAEVGRLIHYDRMTLALQNDTGLELRVLRLAPDQPVAGWPEGLSGRGEGTGIGWVMSQRRPHIEQDLAESKQFMEDKALLKGGIRSCIRLPLIVKGEVIGGLCMDSMTPHRYGEQEIELLLPLSEQLAIAIETGRLFQETNRLAITDELTDLFNHRQFYRQLDQEFRRTQRYDHPLSLIMLDIDLFKQYNDLNGHLAGDEALRLIAARLKNSTRGVDTVARYGGDEFGIILPETDPRQAWVQAERIRSVVERDLPGGQGTPERNRLTVSLGVACLRPDMSKVEDLVRVADEALYRAKAAGGNRTSVSKSCDPPCPSTDPGQRR; from the coding sequence ATGCCTGAACGTCGTGAAGCTGAGAGCAAGATGATCCTCATTATCGGAGACGGTGTCGATTCAGAACTCCGACTCCGTGAACTGCTCACGCGGCGAGGATTTTCGGTTCTGCAGGTCCCATCTAACCAGAAGTCGCTGGATCTTCTTACCGCCGATCGCGCCGAGCTGGTGGTCTTGGATATCGGGTCCTACGTTGCGCTGCAGCAGCGGGCTGATCGCCTGGCGGCGGTCAATCGATTGACCCGGGTGATTGGTGCCTCATTCGATCTCAGTGAGGTCTATCAAACATTTGCCGCAGAGGTGGGACGCCTGATTCATTACGATCGGATGACCCTCGCACTACAGAATGATACGGGTCTGGAGTTGAGGGTGCTTCGACTGGCGCCAGACCAGCCTGTCGCCGGGTGGCCTGAAGGCCTCTCTGGTAGGGGGGAAGGGACCGGTATCGGGTGGGTCATGTCTCAGCGACGCCCTCATATCGAGCAGGATCTGGCCGAATCGAAGCAATTCATGGAGGATAAGGCGCTGCTTAAGGGGGGAATTCGGTCCTGCATTCGCCTTCCCCTTATCGTGAAAGGAGAGGTGATCGGCGGTCTCTGTATGGATAGCATGACACCTCATCGGTATGGAGAGCAGGAGATCGAGCTTCTGCTGCCTCTGAGTGAGCAGTTGGCTATCGCCATCGAAACCGGTCGTCTGTTTCAAGAGACCAACAGGTTGGCAATAACCGATGAGTTAACCGATCTCTTTAACCATCGCCAGTTCTATCGCCAACTCGATCAGGAGTTCAGGCGAACTCAGCGGTACGATCACCCGCTCTCACTGATCATGCTGGATATCGATCTCTTCAAGCAGTATAACGACCTCAACGGTCACCTGGCCGGCGATGAGGCGCTTCGCCTGATTGCTGCCCGGTTAAAAAACAGCACGAGGGGCGTTGATACTGTTGCGCGATACGGAGGAGACGAGTTCGGCATTATCCTTCCGGAAACCGATCCGCGGCAGGCCTGGGTGCAGGCGGAACGGATCCGCTCTGTCGTGGAGCGCGACCTTCCGGGTGGACAGGGGACGCCTGAGCGCAACAGGCTTACCGTGAGCCTCGGCGTGGCGTGCCTCAGACCGGACATGAGCAAGGTTGAAGACCTGGTCCGGGTGGCGGACGAGGCGCTGTATCGCGCGAAGGCTGCCGGTGGTAACCGGACTTCGGTGTCTAAGTCGTGTGATCCGCCGTGCCCTTCGACAGATCCAGGACAAAGACGCTGA
- a CDS encoding YajQ family cyclic di-GMP-binding protein, protein MANEVSFDISSTVDLQEVDNAVQQVMKEIQQRFDFKGSACRVARDDQGLLLYADDAYKLKAVAELLESKLVRRKVSLKALVYEAPESAAKGTIRQRATLQQGISADKAKEITKAIRALGLKVVAQIQSDQIRVSAKSKDDLQAVIQALRAGDFGIDLQFGNYR, encoded by the coding sequence ATGGCCAATGAAGTGTCCTTTGATATCAGCTCAACGGTTGATCTGCAGGAGGTCGATAACGCCGTCCAGCAGGTGATGAAAGAGATCCAGCAGCGGTTCGATTTCAAAGGGAGCGCCTGTCGCGTCGCGCGGGACGATCAAGGTCTCCTGCTCTACGCCGACGATGCCTACAAGCTCAAGGCTGTGGCAGAGCTGCTGGAATCGAAGCTGGTACGGCGAAAGGTGTCTCTCAAGGCCCTTGTCTACGAAGCCCCGGAGTCGGCGGCGAAAGGGACCATTCGACAGCGGGCAACCCTCCAGCAGGGTATCTCCGCCGATAAGGCGAAGGAGATTACTAAGGCGATCAGGGCACTTGGTCTGAAGGTAGTCGCACAGATTCAGAGCGACCAGATACGGGTTTCGGCAAAGAGTAAAGACGATCTGCAGGCGGTTATCCAGGCGCTTCGAGCCGGCGATTTCGGCATCGACCTGCAGTTCGGCAACTATCGGTAA
- the lolA gene encoding outer membrane lipoprotein chaperone LolA: MADKVQVTYQGFSDLQGSFLQRATNRLSGMTQEASGRLFLKWPGRMRWEYEKPESRLFLIDGKTLWSYSPSERQAMAQDVSGVLTTSPIGILFGMSSLRRDFQVRPVVHAGTRDSSESLLELTPKGKGLSFKRVILGVDRESFLIQRLTVFDLYGNTTTVELSRQKVNSDLKDELFQFSPPPGTDVVAPLKPSVP; encoded by the coding sequence GTGGCAGACAAGGTTCAGGTAACCTACCAGGGATTTTCGGATCTTCAGGGGAGCTTCCTTCAGCGCGCCACGAACAGGCTGAGCGGGATGACCCAGGAGGCGTCAGGTCGGCTCTTCCTCAAGTGGCCGGGGAGGATGCGCTGGGAGTATGAGAAGCCGGAATCGAGACTGTTTCTGATCGACGGCAAGACCCTCTGGAGCTATAGTCCATCCGAGCGACAAGCCATGGCACAGGATGTGAGCGGCGTGCTCACGACGAGCCCCATCGGAATTCTGTTCGGGATGAGCAGCCTCCGGCGAGACTTCCAGGTCCGGCCTGTCGTTCACGCGGGGACCAGGGACAGTTCGGAGTCCCTCCTGGAGTTGACGCCCAAGGGGAAGGGCCTGTCCTTCAAGCGGGTGATCCTGGGGGTAGATCGGGAAAGCTTCCTCATTCAGCGACTGACGGTGTTTGATCTGTACGGCAACACGACGACGGTCGAGCTATCCAGACAGAAGGTCAACAGCGATCTGAAGGACGAGCTGTTTCAGTTCTCGCCACCGCCAGGGACGGATGTCGTGGCCCCCCTAAAGCCGTCTGTTCCGTAA